A genomic stretch from Lathyrus oleraceus cultivar Zhongwan6 chromosome 2, CAAS_Psat_ZW6_1.0, whole genome shotgun sequence includes:
- the LOC127123736 gene encoding helicase sen1-like, producing MMTGPVLIGITQSYLDVLNHGAVPTISSSWQSVEEAECRRAYDSATEVYMASFDRSKPPEEIALREAHEQAVQKSMAAFNASAVGVGAARKKFEDLLQKFFKKAFEDYKRNAFNEAELQCRNAIHAMEKRLRAACMASDAKIDNVAKVLDAILFEYEKSIQGPGKWQQLAGFLQRSFEGPVLELFKRVIDKVESEKSSLALQRRMNEDKMTLVAQAVSVEWRTEQLLAKTREEVSGWMQQLRNREAQYTQQLHCLHRDLNATAAVVRSQGSVGVDPDLLMARDQNRDILLQNLASVVEGRDKVLVEMSRLAVLEGRFRPGSGFNLEEARASLEASFANEAEIVFTTVSSSGRKLFSRLSHGFDMVVIDEAAQDSEVGVLPPFSLGAARCVLVGDPQQLPATVISKAAGTLMY from the coding sequence ATGATGACAGGTCCTGTATTGATTGGTATCACACAGTCTTATCTTGATGTACTCAACCATGGTGCCGTGCCTACAATTTCTTCCTCCTGGCAGAGCGTTGAAGAAGCAGAGTGCCGTAGGGCTTATGATTCAGCTACTGAAGTTTATATGGCTTCTTTTGACCGTTCCAAGCCACCTGAGGAAATTGCTTTGAGGGAAGCCCACGAACAAGCAGTTCAAAAGTCAATGGCTGCTTTTAATGCTAGTGCTGTAGGAGTTGGTGCAGCTAGGAAGAAATTTGAAGATCTGCttcaaaaattcttcaaaaaGGCCTTTGAGGATTATAAAAGAAATGCATTCAACGAGGCAGAATTACAGTGTAGAAATGCTATACATGCTATGGAAAAGAGGCTGAGGGCAGCTTGTATGGCTTCTGATGCTAAGATTGATAATGTTGCAAAGGTTCTTGATGCCATTTTATTTGAATATGAAAAGTCAATTCAAGGTCCTGGAAAGTGGCAACAACTTGCTGGCTTCTTACAGCGAAGTTTTGAAGGCCCTGTGCTTGAACTTTTCAAGAGGGTAATAGATAAAGTTGAATCAGAGAAGAGTTCTCTTGCTTTACAACGTCGGATGAATGAAGATAAGATGACACTTGTTGCCCAAGCAGTATCTGTTGAGTGGAGAACTGAGCAACTTCTCGCCAAGACTCGAGAAGAAGTTTCTGGATGGATGCAACAGTTGAGGAACCGCGAAGCACAATATACTCAACAGTTGCATTGTCTTCATAGAGACCTGAATGCTACTGCTGCTGTTGTACGTTCTCAAGGATCTGTTGGTGTTGACCCTGACCTTCTCATGGCCCGTGATCAGAATCGAGATATTTTGCTGCAGAACCTTGCATCTGTAGTTGAAGGCAGGGATAAGGTTTTGGTTGAGATGTCTCGCCTTGCTGTTTTGGAAGGTAGGTTTCGACCTGGTAGTGGTTTCAATTTGGAAGAGGCCCGCGCTAGTTTAGAGGCCAGTTTTGCCAATGAAGCAGAAATAGTTTTCACTACAGTGTCTAGTAGTGGGCGCAAGTTGTTTTCCCGTCTTTCCCATGGATTTGATATGGTAGTCATTGATGAGGCAGCCCAAGACAGTGAGGTGGGAGTTCTTCCTCCTTTTTCTCTTGGAGCAGCACGGTGTGTTCTTGTTGGAGATCCTCAGCAGCTCCCTGCTACAGTTATCAGCAAGGCTGCCGGAACACTGATGTACTAA